The Amycolatopsis sp. DG1A-15b genome window below encodes:
- a CDS encoding ABC transporter substrate-binding protein, giving the protein MLLSSRPRLVLVTAAAAALTLTSCTSREESPAAPSSGGGPAASAQSAAPSADGCTLDKTGYPKVDLKTAVVGFSQSEKEANPFRITETQSIRDEAAKLGIASDKLLVTNAQNDLNRQISDIKSMLDRGAQLLVVAPLNSDGLQPALDAAKAKKVPVVTIDRKVTSQPCTDYLTFIGSNFVEQGKRAAQAMAKSTGGTGKVAILLGSSGNNVTTDRTKGFKDELAKTPGLSVVAEQTGEFDRSKGQAVMEQLIQSHPDITAVYAENDEMGVGAVNALKTAGKTPGKDVKIVSIDGTRNAVQLIVDGSYNAVIESNPRFGPLAFQTLQKFESGEPIPASIVITDDQYDETNAAQKVGNSYK; this is encoded by the coding sequence GTGCTCTTGTCCTCCCGTCCCCGACTGGTTCTGGTCACCGCGGCCGCCGCCGCGCTGACCCTCACCTCCTGCACCAGCAGGGAAGAATCCCCCGCGGCCCCGTCGAGCGGCGGTGGGCCGGCCGCCAGCGCCCAGTCCGCCGCGCCGTCCGCCGACGGCTGCACGCTCGACAAGACCGGTTACCCCAAGGTCGACCTGAAGACGGCGGTGGTCGGTTTCTCACAGTCCGAAAAGGAGGCCAATCCCTTCCGGATCACCGAGACCCAGTCCATCCGCGACGAAGCCGCGAAGCTCGGCATCGCGAGCGACAAGCTGCTGGTCACCAACGCCCAGAACGACCTGAACCGGCAGATCAGCGACATCAAGTCGATGCTCGACCGCGGCGCCCAGCTGCTGGTCGTCGCGCCGCTGAACTCCGACGGCCTCCAGCCGGCCCTCGACGCGGCGAAGGCCAAGAAGGTCCCGGTCGTCACCATCGACCGCAAGGTGACGTCGCAGCCGTGCACCGACTACCTGACTTTCATCGGCTCCAACTTCGTCGAGCAGGGCAAGCGCGCCGCCCAGGCGATGGCGAAGTCGACCGGCGGCACCGGCAAGGTGGCGATCCTGCTCGGCTCGTCCGGCAACAACGTCACCACCGACCGCACCAAGGGCTTCAAGGACGAGCTCGCGAAGACGCCCGGCCTGTCCGTGGTCGCCGAGCAGACCGGCGAGTTCGACCGCTCCAAGGGCCAGGCCGTGATGGAGCAGCTCATCCAGAGCCACCCGGACATCACCGCCGTCTACGCCGAGAACGACGAAATGGGCGTCGGCGCGGTCAACGCGCTCAAGACGGCCGGCAAGACCCCGGGCAAGGACGTCAAGATCGTCTCCATCGACGGCACCCGCAACGCCGTGCAGCTCATCGTCGACGGCAGCTACAACGCCGTGATCGAGTCCAACCCGCGCTTCGGCCCGCTGGCCTTCCAGACGCTGCAGAAGTTCGAGAGCGGCGAGCCGATCCCGGCGAGCATCGTGATCACCGACGACCAGTACGACGAGACCAACGCCGCGCAGAAGGTCGGGAACTCCTACAAATGA
- a CDS encoding LacI family DNA-binding transcriptional regulator, whose product MTVTLKDVATLAGVSVKTVSNVVNGYAFVKPENRRRVEEALAATGYRPNVGARNLRRGRTGFLALMVPELSIPYFGELAGLVITAAQKRGWSVLIEQTQGTRSRERETLSSLGPHLVDGALVHPEALEAPDFPADPGGIPLVMLGEHAVDVPIDHVAIDNVLAARTAVSHLAALGRKRIAAIGRNPERGTSSQRLAGYRSALAEAGLSYSDALVAPAEKWHRSVGSAAMKSLLALPSPPDAVFCFNDLLAVGALRAVAELGLRVPEDVAIVGFDNNEESAFSLPSLTTIAPDKTALAEAAVDLVHRRITGDKTSPPQDIQTPFALEIRESTRGR is encoded by the coding sequence GTGACCGTGACGCTCAAGGACGTCGCCACGCTTGCCGGAGTTTCGGTGAAGACGGTGTCGAACGTCGTGAACGGCTACGCCTTCGTCAAGCCGGAGAACCGCCGGCGCGTCGAGGAAGCCCTGGCGGCGACCGGGTACCGGCCGAACGTCGGGGCCCGCAACCTCCGCCGCGGCCGCACCGGGTTCCTGGCGCTGATGGTGCCGGAGCTGTCGATCCCGTACTTCGGCGAGCTGGCCGGCCTGGTGATCACCGCGGCGCAGAAGCGCGGCTGGAGCGTCCTGATCGAACAGACACAGGGGACGCGGTCACGGGAGCGGGAGACGCTTTCGTCGCTGGGGCCCCACCTGGTCGACGGCGCCCTGGTGCACCCGGAAGCACTGGAGGCGCCGGACTTCCCGGCCGATCCGGGCGGAATCCCGCTGGTCATGCTGGGTGAGCACGCGGTGGACGTGCCGATCGACCACGTGGCGATCGACAACGTCCTGGCGGCGCGCACGGCGGTGTCGCACCTGGCCGCACTGGGCCGCAAGCGCATCGCGGCGATCGGGCGGAACCCGGAGCGCGGGACGTCGTCGCAGCGGCTGGCCGGGTACCGGTCGGCGCTCGCGGAGGCCGGTTTGTCCTATTCGGACGCTTTGGTGGCCCCGGCGGAGAAGTGGCACCGGTCGGTGGGCTCGGCGGCGATGAAGTCGTTGCTGGCGCTGCCTTCGCCGCCGGACGCGGTGTTCTGCTTCAACGACCTGCTGGCCGTCGGCGCGCTGCGTGCGGTGGCCGAGCTGGGGCTGCGGGTGCCGGAGGACGTGGCGATCGTGGGGTTCGACAACAACGAAGAGAGCGCATTCTCGCTGCCGTCGCTGACGACGATCGCGCCGGACAAGACGGCACTGGCCGAGGCGGCGGTGGACCTCGTGCACCGGCGGATCACGGGAGACAAGACGTCCCCGCCGCAGGACATCCAGACGCCGTTCGCGCTGGAGATCCGCGAAAGCACCCGCGGCCGCTGA
- a CDS encoding sugar ABC transporter ATP-binding protein: MTAATDEDVAMTTAPVLEVAGVTKRFPGTLALDDVSFALRPGEVHALVGENGAGKSTLIKVLTGVYQPDEGEVRHLGEPVTFKRPIDAQRAGISTIYQEVNLVPLMSIAGNVFLGREPRTKTGLVDWSRMYADSRELLKGYGIDDDVKRPLHTLGVGAQQMVALARAVSTDAKVVIMDEPTSSLEPREVETLFEVLNRLHAEGIAIVYVSHRMDELYRVCDSVTVLRDGRVVHSGPLKPLPRIELVSLMLGREIRQIREEGVTAFGEEHEVEREPLLKAEGLSGLRKLHDVSVSIRPGEVVGLAGLLGSGRSETARAIVGAFPLDGGSVLLAGKPLKRGKIAQAVRAGIALLAEDRKTDGIIPNLSVRENIVLAALPGLSPFGLVSRARQDRIVKIFMDRLRIKAASPEQKVSELSGGNQQKVLLARWLATGPKILLLDEPTRGIDVGAKAEVQALIDELAQEGLGVLLISSELEELIDGSDRVVVLRDGSAVGELTGDRITEENVLTAIAAEGDNDVHRHP; the protein is encoded by the coding sequence ATGACGGCAGCCACCGACGAGGACGTCGCCATGACGACCGCACCGGTGCTCGAGGTGGCCGGGGTGACCAAGCGGTTCCCCGGCACCCTCGCGCTCGACGACGTCAGCTTCGCGCTGCGGCCGGGCGAGGTGCACGCGCTGGTCGGCGAGAACGGCGCCGGCAAGTCCACGCTGATCAAGGTGCTCACCGGCGTCTACCAGCCCGACGAAGGCGAGGTCCGCCACCTCGGCGAGCCGGTGACGTTCAAGCGGCCGATCGACGCGCAGCGCGCCGGGATCTCCACGATCTACCAGGAGGTCAACCTCGTCCCGCTGATGAGCATCGCCGGCAACGTCTTCCTCGGCCGCGAGCCGCGCACGAAGACCGGGCTGGTGGACTGGTCCAGGATGTACGCCGACAGCCGCGAGCTGCTCAAGGGCTACGGCATCGACGACGATGTCAAGCGCCCGCTGCACACCCTGGGCGTCGGCGCGCAGCAGATGGTCGCGCTCGCCCGCGCGGTCTCGACCGACGCGAAGGTCGTCATCATGGACGAGCCGACGTCGTCGCTCGAGCCGCGCGAGGTGGAGACGCTCTTCGAAGTGCTGAACCGGCTGCACGCCGAAGGCATCGCGATCGTCTACGTCAGCCACCGGATGGACGAGCTGTACCGGGTGTGTGACAGCGTCACCGTCCTGCGCGACGGCCGGGTCGTCCACAGCGGACCGCTGAAGCCGCTGCCGCGCATCGAGCTCGTGTCGCTGATGCTCGGCCGCGAGATCCGCCAGATCCGCGAAGAGGGCGTCACGGCGTTCGGCGAGGAGCACGAGGTCGAGCGCGAGCCGCTGCTCAAGGCCGAAGGCCTCTCCGGGCTGCGGAAGCTGCACGACGTCTCGGTGAGCATCCGGCCCGGTGAGGTCGTCGGCTTGGCCGGCCTGCTCGGCTCCGGCCGCAGCGAGACGGCCCGGGCCATCGTCGGCGCGTTCCCCCTCGACGGCGGCAGCGTGCTGCTGGCCGGGAAACCGCTGAAGAGGGGCAAGATCGCCCAAGCCGTGCGAGCCGGGATCGCGCTGCTGGCCGAGGACCGCAAGACCGACGGCATCATCCCGAACCTGTCCGTGCGCGAGAACATCGTGCTCGCCGCACTGCCGGGCCTCTCGCCGTTCGGCCTGGTCAGCAGGGCCAGGCAGGACCGGATCGTCAAGATCTTCATGGACCGCCTGCGGATCAAGGCCGCCAGTCCCGAGCAGAAGGTGTCGGAGCTGTCCGGCGGCAACCAGCAGAAGGTGCTCCTCGCCCGCTGGCTCGCCACCGGCCCGAAGATCCTCCTGCTCGACGAGCCGACCCGCGGCATCGACGTCGGCGCCAAGGCCGAGGTCCAGGCGCTGATCGACGAACTCGCGCAGGAAGGGCTGGGCGTCCTGCTCATCTCGTCCGAACTGGAGGAACTGATCGACGGCTCCGACCGCGTGGTCGTGCTGCGCGACGGCTCGGCCGTCGGGGAGCTGACCGGCGACCGCATCACCGAGGAAAACGTCCTGACGGCCATCGCAGCGGAGGGTGACAACGATGTCCACCGCCACCCTTGA